A single Xenopus laevis strain J_2021 chromosome 3S, Xenopus_laevis_v10.1, whole genome shotgun sequence DNA region contains:
- the nkx2-6.S gene encoding homeobox protein Nkx-2.6, with protein sequence MLPSPATSTPFSVKDILRLEHVQHSAGQVEIAPVRTHPGTDPPHILPGRNELTERDRESPGVSCESPQIEDPDFSQEQSGYFGGTVRGGPPERLQHRQRRKPRVLFSQMQVFELERRFKQQRYLSAPEREQLALALKLTSTQVKIWFQNRRYKCKRQKQDRSLELAGHPIPPRRVAVPVLVRDGKPCLGPTQTFASPYNISANPYTYPVCYGNYTNSPYYSGAPSVSTMGSPAQLISMNTTSVPSSAQQGQLQATLQGIRAW encoded by the exons ATGCTCCCCAGCCCCGCCACCTCTACCCCCTTCTCAGTTAAGGACATCCTGAGGCTGGAGCACGTCCAACACAGCGCTGGGCAAGTGGAGATCGCCCCTGTACGAACCCACCCTGGCACCGACCCCCCACATATCTTACCTGGAAGGAACGAACTCACAGAGAGGGACAGGGAGTCCCCGGGAGTTTCCTGTGAATCCCCCCAAATTGAAGATCCGGATTTCTCCCAGGAGCAAA GTGGCTATTTTGGGGGCACAGTGAGAGGGGGCCCCCCAGAGCGGCTTCAGCACAGGCAGAGGAGGAAGCCCAGAGTGCTCTTCTCCCAGATGCAGGTGTTTGAATTGGAGCGAAGGTTCAAGCAGCAGCGGTACCTGTCCGCCCCTGAGAGGGAGCAGCTGGCACTGGCCTTGAAGCTCACATCCACCCAGGTGAAGATCTGGTTCCAGAACAGAAGATACAAGTGCAAGAGACAGAAACAGGACAGGTCCCTGGAGCTTGCAGGGCACCCAATCCCTCCACGCAGGGTGGCAGTGCCAGTGCTGGTTAGGGATGGCAAACCTTGCCTCGGGCCCACTCAGACATTTGCTTCTCCTTATAATATCTCTGCCAATCCTTACACTTACCCAGTCTGCTATGGCAATTACACCAACAGTCCTTATTACTCAGGTGCACCCAGTGTGTCCACCATGGGAAGTCCTGCCCAGTTGATCAGTATGAACACCACATCTGTGCCAAGCAGTGCCCAGCAGGGACAGTTACAGGCCACACTGCAAGGGATCAGGGCCTGGTGA
- the nkx3-1.S gene encoding homeobox protein koza has protein sequence MSKLRTEDMSHPVKPLRSFLIQDILSHMGPGSKEKSLGFPKTDQDQDSSLRDTEEKYASEKLQSSSQPAEIHHSHMEADENLELDTAQPITAVENKLAKQQQKRSRAAFSHSQVIELERKFSSQKYLSAPERAQLAKSLKLTETQVKIWFQNRRYKTKRKQLATDMEEVEKSSAHPAQCRDTNISRTSLLSFYQNYQRYPYLYYLAGWPAPLW, from the exons ATGTCCAAGCTGCGAACAGAAGACATGTCCCATCCAGTCAAGCCACTGAGATCCTTCCTCATCCAAGACATTCTGTCACATATGGGACCTGGGAGCAAGGAGAAGAGCCTGGGCTTCCCAAAGACAGACCAAGACCAGGATTCATCCTTGAGGGACACAGAGGAGAAATACGCATCAGAAAAGCTACAATCATCTTCCCAACCTGCAGAGATCCACCACAGCCATATGGAAG CTGATGAAAATCTGGAGCTAGACACGGCTCAGCCAATAACCGCTGTGGAAAATAAACTGGCAAAGCAGCAACAGAAACGATCCAGGGCAGCCTTCTCTCACTCCCAGGTCATAGAGCTGGAAAGAAAGTTCTCCAGCCAGAAGTACCTGTCCGCCCCTGAGCGAGCCCAGCTTGCAAAGAGCCTGAAGCTGACAGAGACCCAAGTGAAAATCTGGTTCCAGAACAGGAGGTACAAGACCAAGAGGAAGCAGTTGGCCACTGATATGGAGGAGGTAGAGAAGTCCTCAGCTCACCCTGCACAGTGCAGAGACACAAACATCAGCAGAACATCACTCCTCAGCTTCTACCAGAACTATCAAAGATACCCCTACCTGTACTACCTTGCAGGGTGGCCTGCGCCTCTCTGGTGA